The following coding sequences lie in one Fimbriiglobus ruber genomic window:
- a CDS encoding SGNH/GDSL hydrolase family protein translates to MTSLRCYFPALAILASLATPVLAADPFEFKDGDRVVLLGSTLIEREQKYGYWELLLTLHNADKNVTFRNLGWSGDTVFGEARNGFDSSPKGFERLVTLTKELKPTVIVVCYGHNESFEGQKGISTFAAGLNKLLDSLAATKARIVLVSPTPFEKAGPVTDPTARDKSLDLYRQVLAETAAKRQLPFVDLFDRIRGASNASHLTYNGLHMTPAGYAATAPLLLAESSTGAQRDKWLAELESPAAEKVRAKIVEKNQLFFYRWRPQNETYLFGFRKHEQGQNAKEVAQFDPLVDGVEKEIAELKKAVRVEAAPAK, encoded by the coding sequence GTGACGAGTCTCCGCTGTTATTTCCCCGCGTTGGCCATACTTGCCAGCCTCGCGACTCCGGTCCTCGCCGCTGACCCGTTCGAGTTCAAGGACGGCGATCGCGTCGTCCTGCTCGGCAGCACGCTCATCGAGCGCGAGCAGAAATATGGCTACTGGGAACTGCTCCTCACCCTCCACAATGCGGACAAGAACGTCACCTTTCGCAACCTCGGCTGGAGCGGCGATACGGTGTTCGGCGAAGCCCGCAACGGGTTCGACTCGTCGCCGAAAGGCTTCGAGCGCCTCGTGACGCTCACCAAGGAACTCAAGCCGACGGTCATCGTCGTTTGCTACGGTCACAACGAGTCGTTCGAGGGACAGAAAGGCATCTCGACATTCGCCGCCGGCTTGAACAAACTCCTCGATTCCCTCGCGGCCACGAAAGCGCGGATCGTTCTCGTGTCGCCCACGCCGTTCGAAAAAGCCGGACCCGTCACCGACCCGACCGCCCGGGACAAATCGCTCGACCTCTACCGGCAAGTCCTCGCCGAAACGGCTGCAAAGCGACAGTTGCCGTTCGTGGACCTGTTCGACCGCATTCGCGGCGCTTCGAACGCCTCACACTTGACCTACAACGGCCTGCACATGACCCCGGCCGGGTATGCCGCGACCGCACCGCTGTTGCTCGCCGAGTCGTCGACCGGCGCCCAGCGCGACAAGTGGTTGGCGGAACTCGAAAGCCCCGCTGCGGAAAAAGTCCGGGCGAAGATCGTCGAGAAGAACCAACTCTTCTTCTACCGCTGGCGGCCGCAAAACGAGACCTACCTGTTCGGTTTCCGCAAACACGAGCAGGGGCAGAACGCGAAAGAAGTCGCCCAGTTCGACCCACTCGTGGACGGGGTTGAGAAGGAAATCGCCGAACTCAAGAAGGCCGTTCGCGTCGAGGCTGCGCCGGCCAAGTAA
- a CDS encoding efflux RND transporter periplasmic adaptor subunit, producing the protein MVTSPRVTDVVVTHRYAGQILAQRHIEVRALQDGQLEPIPVKEGQAVKRGDVLFRVSPILYKARLDTELAEVRVARLEFDNLKKLAATDPPVVSQREVALSEAKLAKAQAKADLAAAELDFTTVRAPFDGLLDRLMIHEGSLVERKDVLTTLSDNSVMWVYFNVPEARYLDYMGNMDQRHEDQRTELVLANDSKFKYAASKAVTVEGRFNNGTGNIPFRADFPNPDRLLRHGQTGTVLFCRTVKNATVIPQRVTFEILDGRYVYVVGKDNEVHPRKIVVQHEVDDLFVVNKGLDVNDKIVLEGIQLISDGDRVEVEFRKPEEAARRPKTGREK; encoded by the coding sequence GTGGTCACCAGCCCCAGGGTCACGGATGTCGTCGTCACGCATCGTTACGCCGGCCAGATCCTCGCCCAGCGGCACATCGAAGTCCGCGCCCTGCAGGACGGGCAGCTCGAGCCGATTCCGGTCAAGGAGGGCCAGGCGGTGAAAAGGGGCGATGTGCTGTTCAGAGTCTCACCAATACTTTACAAGGCCAGGCTGGACACCGAATTGGCCGAGGTCCGGGTCGCCAGGCTCGAGTTTGACAACCTCAAAAAGCTGGCCGCGACCGACCCGCCCGTGGTCTCACAGCGCGAGGTGGCACTCTCCGAAGCCAAACTGGCCAAAGCCCAGGCCAAGGCGGACCTGGCGGCAGCCGAACTGGACTTTACGACTGTCAGGGCACCCTTTGACGGGTTACTCGATCGCCTCATGATCCATGAGGGCAGCCTTGTCGAAAGGAAAGATGTTCTCACGACCCTGTCGGATAACAGCGTGATGTGGGTTTATTTCAACGTCCCCGAAGCCCGCTACCTCGATTACATGGGCAACATGGACCAGCGTCACGAGGACCAGCGAACCGAACTCGTGCTGGCGAACGACAGCAAATTCAAATATGCCGCCAGTAAGGCCGTTACCGTCGAAGGCAGGTTCAACAACGGAACCGGTAACATCCCCTTTCGCGCGGATTTCCCGAACCCCGACCGCCTGCTGCGTCACGGCCAGACGGGCACCGTGCTGTTCTGCCGGACGGTCAAGAACGCCACCGTCATTCCCCAGCGAGTCACGTTTGAAATTCTCGACGGGCGGTATGTGTACGTCGTCGGCAAGGATAATGAGGTCCATCCGCGCAAGATCGTCGTCCAACACGAAGTCGATGATCTTTTTGTCGTCAATAAGGGACTCGATGTGAACGACAAGATCGTTCTTGAGGGAATCCAACTGATCAGCGATGGAGACCGGGTGGAAGTTGAATTTCGGAAGCCGGAAGAGGCCGCGCGTCGCCCGAAAACCGGTCGAGAGAAGTGA
- a CDS encoding PVC-type heme-binding CxxCH protein has product MRYLSVLALLLAVVPLPVFAQRDAKIPDPDPELERKTFIVPDGFEVSLYAADPLLAKPIQMNFDPQGRLWVASSEVYPQIKPGEKARDRIVILEDTNGDGKADKTTVFADGLLIPTGVAPGDGGAYVADSTDLVHFSDPDPATGKARKKSIVLSGFGTEDTHHIVHTFRWGPDGMLYFNQSVYIHSHLETPNGVRRLNAGGIWQFRPETLDLNVIAKGFVNPWGTQFDHWGQTFATDGAYGEGINILMPGAFYFWNGYGVGRLLQGLNPGSPKHCGLAVLSGRHLPEEYRGNMITNDFRGHRVCRFVLKEDGSGYASQEKQELIKSTHPAFRPIDVAMGPDGAVYVADWYNPIIQHGEVDFRDPRRDHTHGRIWRITAKGRPLVEKPKLVGVSVAELLEQLKAPEDWTCLMAKRVLKERGAKEVLPELAAWVSKLDPAQPDFDHHRLEALWTYQSLNVVEPKLLDAVLNSKDHHARSAACRVVAAWADRLPNPLELLAPRVADDHPQVRLEAVRALGHVPTARAAVVAAQALDKPVDKWLDYGLWLTMRDLAPQWLDQVRAGTLDFNGNPRHLVFALEAAASGDVVKPLMALLNSGKLAKDREPDVWLVLARLGGPAELGYVLGKANQAPEAWKGRLLTAIEETVRTRKVGAPANTDLLHSFADTEAGLPRQAAAHLIGLWKLEAFRATLQNLAKNEASKTTVTQQADPQVPVADRRAAFEGLALLGGDATRKFLDQMAAPDRAPLTRQLAVTALASVDMTAAARKAVEVLAAGPATDDLVDVFAAIVQRKNGPAALTTALAGKKLPADVAKIGIRAAQATGQPDAKLVAALTTAGSLTETKLKLAGKELDQFVDDVRKSGDPARGEAVFRRATMVCLKCHAIAGAGGQVGPDMSSIGASAQVDYLIDSLLNPSAKIKEGYNSLIVTTVDDRVYTGIKVRETKTELVLRDAEDKETVIPVGDVAVRKDGKSLMPEGLVDSLTRQELLDLTRFLSELGKGSYSAAPGRVVRRWQVVQPTNDLFTVIFRDRLAGVASPTATTVSWLPAYSLVSGDLPLETAPKFKAGFGETMTRMARFQVEVTSPGKAKFLVNDPTGLTLWIDGNPTDAAKEIVVDLPQGVHALTFAIDSSRTKPLRVELDEVAGSSARVRVLGGK; this is encoded by the coding sequence ATGCGATACCTCTCGGTCCTTGCCTTGCTGTTGGCCGTCGTGCCGCTTCCGGTCTTTGCTCAGCGGGACGCTAAAATCCCGGACCCCGATCCCGAACTCGAGCGCAAGACGTTCATCGTCCCGGACGGCTTCGAGGTCAGCCTGTACGCGGCCGACCCATTGCTCGCCAAGCCGATCCAGATGAACTTCGACCCGCAAGGGCGACTCTGGGTCGCGTCCAGCGAGGTTTACCCGCAGATCAAGCCGGGCGAGAAGGCCCGCGACCGCATCGTCATCCTCGAAGACACCAACGGCGACGGGAAAGCGGACAAGACCACCGTCTTCGCCGACGGCCTGCTCATCCCCACCGGCGTCGCCCCCGGAGACGGCGGCGCCTACGTCGCGGACAGCACCGACCTGGTTCACTTCTCCGACCCCGACCCCGCGACCGGGAAGGCCCGGAAGAAGTCGATCGTCCTCTCCGGCTTCGGCACCGAGGACACGCACCACATCGTCCACACGTTCCGGTGGGGGCCGGACGGGATGCTGTACTTTAACCAGTCGGTTTACATCCACAGCCACCTCGAAACGCCCAACGGCGTCCGCCGGCTGAACGCGGGCGGGATCTGGCAGTTCCGCCCGGAAACACTCGATTTGAACGTGATCGCCAAGGGGTTTGTGAACCCGTGGGGGACGCAGTTCGACCACTGGGGGCAGACGTTCGCCACCGACGGTGCTTACGGCGAAGGAATCAACATCCTCATGCCCGGCGCCTTTTACTTCTGGAACGGCTACGGCGTCGGTCGGCTGCTCCAAGGGCTGAACCCCGGTAGCCCGAAGCACTGCGGGCTGGCCGTCCTCAGTGGCCGGCATTTGCCCGAGGAATACCGCGGCAACATGATCACGAACGACTTCCGCGGCCACCGCGTCTGCCGGTTCGTGTTGAAGGAAGACGGTTCAGGCTACGCCTCTCAGGAAAAGCAGGAACTCATCAAGAGTACGCACCCGGCCTTCCGCCCGATCGACGTGGCAATGGGTCCGGACGGCGCGGTTTACGTCGCCGACTGGTACAACCCGATCATCCAGCACGGTGAAGTCGACTTCCGCGACCCGCGCCGCGACCACACGCACGGCCGCATCTGGCGGATCACCGCCAAGGGCCGCCCGCTCGTCGAAAAGCCGAAGCTCGTCGGGGTGTCGGTGGCCGAACTGCTTGAGCAGTTGAAGGCCCCCGAAGACTGGACCTGCCTCATGGCCAAGCGCGTCCTCAAGGAACGCGGGGCGAAAGAGGTGCTGCCCGAACTGGCCGCGTGGGTGTCGAAGCTCGACCCCGCGCAGCCCGATTTCGATCACCACCGCCTCGAAGCCCTCTGGACCTACCAGTCGCTCAACGTGGTCGAACCGAAACTGTTGGACGCGGTGCTGAACTCCAAGGACCACCACGCCCGTTCGGCCGCCTGTCGCGTGGTCGCCGCGTGGGCGGATCGGCTCCCGAACCCGCTCGAACTCCTCGCCCCGCGGGTGGCCGATGACCACCCGCAAGTCCGGCTCGAAGCGGTCCGCGCGCTCGGCCACGTCCCGACGGCGCGGGCGGCCGTGGTCGCGGCCCAGGCGCTCGACAAGCCGGTCGACAAGTGGCTCGATTACGGCCTCTGGCTGACCATGCGCGACCTCGCCCCACAGTGGCTCGACCAGGTCCGCGCCGGCACCCTCGACTTCAACGGCAACCCCCGCCACCTCGTCTTCGCGCTCGAAGCTGCGGCGTCGGGCGATGTGGTGAAGCCGCTCATGGCGCTGCTGAATTCCGGCAAACTAGCCAAGGATCGCGAGCCGGACGTGTGGCTGGTACTCGCCCGCCTCGGCGGCCCGGCGGAACTGGGCTATGTCCTCGGTAAAGCGAATCAGGCGCCGGAAGCCTGGAAGGGCCGGTTGCTCACGGCGATCGAAGAAACGGTCCGCACGCGGAAGGTCGGCGCTCCGGCGAATACCGATCTGCTCCACTCGTTCGCGGACACGGAAGCCGGGCTCCCCCGCCAGGCGGCCGCCCACCTGATCGGTCTCTGGAAGCTCGAAGCCTTCCGCGCGACTCTGCAAAACCTCGCCAAGAACGAGGCGTCCAAAACGACCGTGACCCAGCAGGCCGACCCGCAGGTTCCCGTGGCCGACCGCCGAGCCGCGTTCGAGGGATTGGCCCTCCTGGGCGGTGACGCGACCCGGAAGTTTCTGGACCAGATGGCCGCCCCGGATCGGGCGCCGCTCACCCGGCAACTGGCGGTGACGGCGCTCGCGAGTGTCGACATGACCGCGGCCGCCCGGAAGGCGGTCGAGGTGCTGGCGGCCGGACCGGCGACGGACGATCTGGTCGACGTGTTCGCGGCAATCGTCCAGCGGAAGAACGGACCGGCCGCCCTCACGACCGCATTGGCCGGGAAAAAGTTGCCCGCGGACGTGGCCAAGATCGGCATCCGGGCCGCCCAGGCGACCGGCCAGCCGGACGCGAAACTCGTGGCCGCGCTGACGACGGCCGGCAGCCTGACCGAAACCAAGCTGAAGCTGGCCGGCAAGGAACTCGACCAGTTCGTGGACGACGTCCGCAAGTCGGGCGATCCCGCCCGCGGCGAGGCGGTGTTTCGCCGGGCGACGATGGTCTGCCTCAAGTGCCACGCGATCGCCGGGGCGGGCGGGCAGGTCGGCCCGGACATGTCGAGCATCGGGGCGAGTGCCCAGGTCGACTACCTGATCGACTCGCTGCTCAACCCGAGCGCGAAGATCAAGGAGGGCTACAACTCGCTGATCGTGACGACCGTGGACGACCGCGTGTACACGGGCATTAAGGTTCGCGAGACCAAGACCGAACTCGTCCTGCGGGACGCCGAGGACAAAGAAACGGTCATCCCGGTCGGCGACGTGGCCGTGCGGAAGGACGGCAAATCGCTGATGCCGGAAGGACTGGTTGATTCCCTCACGCGGCAAGAACTCCTCGACCTGACGCGGTTCCTGTCCGAACTCGGCAAGGGGTCTTACTCCGCGGCGCCGGGCCGGGTCGTCCGCCGCTGGCAGGTGGTCCAGCCGACGAACGACCTGTTCACCGTCATCTTCCGCGACCGGCTCGCCGGGGTCGCTTCCCCGACCGCGACGACCGTCAGTTGGCTGCCCGCGTACAGCCTCGTCTCCGGCGACCTACCGCTCGAAACCGCCCCGAAGTTCAAGGCCGGCTTCGGCGAGACGATGACCCGGATGGCCCGGTTCCAGGTCGAGGTCACGTCGCCCGGGAAGGCGAAATTCCTGGTCAACGACCCGACCGGCCTGACCCTCTGGATCGACGGAAACCCGACGGACGCCGCGAAGGAAATCGTGGTCGACCTCCCGCAAGGAGTTCACGCGCTGACCTTCGCGATCGACAGCAGCCGAACGAAGCCGCTCCGCGTGGAGTTAGACGAGGTGGCCGGGTCGTCGGCCCGTGTCCGAGTGTTGGGCGGGAAGTAA
- a CDS encoding efflux RND transporter permease subunit codes for MRLAITAVLLLACALPAAAVDPSAHVIRVSATYPGADARTVDETVLVPLFKQISGVEGITRIESEARADGTGTVTLFFDPKTDLNIAQVVVQNRVNLALPVVPSPCRQFGMPVRKLSAGPPTYWFALTSEDATHDAQFLAGSVAPRLKFGLVRVPGVVDVRIAGVDEPFVRVELNMARLTAYSQTVGTVVDALRRQNTPIAAGGIIRGPALQHAVTASGRLTDINQFSSIILKANATGEILRLRDVARVEFRFVSGGFAILNGKPAALVAVTAWPGRLTADQFRKVEEYADLPPGIRFDVFADRTADHLLEVDVRVPGTALPEQTEKVVARAAELVRGLPGKPTVAAFAEERTPNAAKILVKVPAEGGPTVADVERALAAIPAAAFRVGSAPPGKEAFPVRVALTNLGFSDEESNREVADRVVARLKKEPGLVSPAAFPGPDLPHFAVNVDRDRCAIAGVELDDVFTTLQATLGGVYATDFYKFNQTYRVIVQGSPEFSREIDDLTDLRVRSATGDLVTFGKILKVRKALASPSVVRVNGYQAVVITAAPAAGKTPAEAAARCVKLAQEVVPRGYRVTDLTGLPR; via the coding sequence ATGCGACTCGCGATCACCGCCGTTTTACTATTGGCATGTGCGCTCCCGGCCGCGGCCGTCGACCCCTCGGCCCACGTCATACGGGTCAGCGCGACTTACCCCGGGGCGGACGCCCGGACCGTTGACGAGACGGTCCTAGTTCCGCTGTTCAAGCAGATTTCCGGCGTCGAGGGAATAACCCGGATCGAGTCCGAGGCACGCGCCGACGGTACCGGTACGGTCACTCTGTTTTTCGACCCGAAGACTGATCTGAATATCGCCCAGGTCGTGGTGCAGAATCGGGTGAATCTGGCTCTGCCCGTGGTCCCGTCCCCCTGCCGTCAATTCGGGATGCCGGTCCGGAAACTGTCGGCCGGGCCGCCGACGTACTGGTTCGCCCTCACCAGCGAGGACGCCACACACGACGCACAATTCCTGGCGGGATCCGTTGCACCCCGCCTCAAATTCGGACTCGTCCGCGTCCCCGGTGTGGTCGACGTTCGGATCGCTGGTGTCGATGAGCCCTTCGTTCGGGTCGAGTTGAACATGGCCAGACTGACCGCCTACAGCCAGACGGTCGGTACCGTGGTCGACGCGCTGCGGCGGCAGAACACACCGATCGCGGCCGGCGGGATCATCCGCGGTCCGGCGCTCCAGCATGCCGTCACCGCGTCCGGCCGGCTCACGGACATCAATCAGTTCTCGTCCATAATCCTCAAAGCCAATGCGACCGGAGAAATCCTCCGATTGAGGGATGTCGCCCGAGTTGAATTTAGGTTCGTGTCGGGCGGATTCGCCATCCTCAATGGAAAGCCGGCGGCGCTGGTCGCTGTTACGGCGTGGCCCGGACGGTTGACCGCGGACCAATTCCGCAAGGTCGAGGAATACGCCGACCTGCCTCCGGGCATCCGGTTCGACGTCTTCGCCGATCGAACTGCGGACCACCTGCTGGAGGTCGATGTGCGGGTACCGGGCACGGCCTTGCCGGAGCAAACCGAGAAGGTCGTCGCGCGGGCCGCGGAGTTGGTCCGCGGGCTTCCCGGGAAACCGACGGTTGCGGCCTTCGCGGAGGAGCGCACGCCGAACGCGGCCAAGATCCTCGTCAAAGTTCCCGCGGAGGGCGGACCGACCGTGGCGGACGTCGAACGCGCGCTCGCCGCGATCCCGGCGGCCGCGTTCCGCGTCGGCAGCGCGCCGCCGGGGAAAGAGGCGTTTCCGGTACGGGTTGCCCTAACAAACCTGGGTTTTTCGGACGAGGAGTCGAACCGCGAAGTCGCGGACCGCGTCGTCGCGAGGTTAAAGAAAGAGCCGGGCCTGGTGAGCCCGGCCGCGTTCCCGGGGCCGGACTTGCCGCACTTCGCCGTCAACGTCGACCGCGATCGGTGCGCCATAGCGGGAGTGGAACTGGACGACGTCTTCACCACGCTTCAGGCGACCCTCGGCGGAGTCTATGCGACCGACTTCTATAAGTTCAACCAGACGTATCGGGTGATCGTCCAGGGTTCACCGGAGTTCTCCCGTGAGATTGATGATCTGACAGATCTCAGGGTTCGCTCCGCGACCGGCGATTTGGTCACGTTCGGAAAAATTCTCAAGGTCCGGAAGGCTCTCGCATCTCCCTCGGTGGTCCGCGTCAACGGATACCAGGCGGTCGTCATCACCGCCGCCCCGGCGGCCGGCAAAACGCCCGCCGAGGCGGCGGCCCGGTGCGTCAAACTGGCCCAGGAGGTCGTGCCCAGGGGGTATCGCGTGACGGATCTGACCGGCCTGCCACGGTGA